A stretch of Metabacillus sp. FJAT-52054 DNA encodes these proteins:
- the sppA gene encoding signal peptide peptidase SppA encodes MNGKRWAALGIALVLVIVSAIFNTVTTFQSAANEMFAMNDSEFDEEIIQEGSAENRIAVLEVDGVIQDTGESASYFQSSGYNHQEFLKKIEEVQKDDSVQGVILKVNSPGGGVVESAEIHKHLMELKKKTKKPLYVSMGTTAASGGYYISTAADKVFAAPDTLTGSLGVIMEGVNYGELAKQYGVKFETIKSGPYKDIMSPSRDMTKEERNILQGMVNNAYEGFVDVISEGRKMTREDVKKIADGRIYDGRQAKEKKLVDELGYIDDTVAAMEKDLKIENPEVFEYKQSSGFDSLLSLGAKKVFSDEYQMFGLFELFSKPANSRLMYMYSK; translated from the coding sequence ATGAATGGAAAAAGGTGGGCTGCGTTAGGCATCGCCCTTGTATTAGTGATCGTTTCAGCAATCTTCAATACGGTTACGACGTTCCAAAGCGCTGCAAATGAAATGTTTGCAATGAATGATTCAGAATTCGATGAAGAAATCATTCAGGAGGGTTCTGCAGAAAATAGAATTGCTGTCCTGGAAGTAGATGGGGTTATTCAGGATACGGGAGAGTCGGCTTCTTATTTTCAAAGCTCTGGATACAATCATCAGGAGTTTCTGAAAAAAATTGAAGAGGTTCAAAAGGATGATTCCGTTCAGGGAGTTATACTGAAAGTGAATTCTCCTGGCGGCGGAGTAGTTGAGAGTGCAGAAATACATAAGCATTTAATGGAATTAAAAAAGAAAACGAAAAAACCGCTATATGTGTCCATGGGAACAACGGCTGCTTCAGGAGGCTACTATATTTCAACGGCAGCAGATAAAGTTTTCGCTGCTCCTGATACGCTTACCGGGTCACTTGGAGTCATTATGGAAGGTGTAAACTATGGTGAGCTCGCGAAGCAATATGGCGTGAAGTTCGAAACGATTAAAAGCGGTCCATATAAGGACATTATGTCTCCATCGCGTGATATGACAAAAGAAGAGCGCAATATCCTTCAAGGTATGGTAAACAACGCCTACGAAGGATTTGTGGATGTTATTTCTGAAGGCCGGAAAATGACTCGTGAAGATGTAAAAAAAATCGCGGACGGACGCATCTATGACGGACGCCAGGCGAAAGAAAAAAAGCTTGTTGATGAACTAGGATACATTGATGACACTGTAGCTGCAATGGAAAAGGATCTAAAAATCGAGAATCCTGAAGTTTTTGAATATAAACAAAGCTCAGGCTTTGATTCTCTGCTTTCCTTGGGAGCTAAAAAGGTATTCAGTGATGAGTATCAGATGTTTGGCTTATTCGAACTATTTTCTAAACCGGCTAATAGCCGTTTGATGTACATGTATTCAAAATAA
- a CDS encoding NAD kinase, which produces MTNRRNVFFYYRNSDDIGAKVESLTKLAEKYGFTVVSHSKDANIIASIGGDGTFLQAVRKTNFRDDCLYVGISTKGSASVYCDFVLDDTEKIIEAITTEQVEVRKYPVIDVKIDESASFKCLNECTIRSGIIKTFVIDVHIDEIHFETFRGDGMIISTPTGSTAYSKSVNGAVIDPLLPCFQVSELASLNNNRYRTLGSSFVLSGSRRLRLEVAQDGNDYPVIGMDNEALSIRSVQQIEVTLSPSIIKTVKLKDNSFWEKVKRSFL; this is translated from the coding sequence ATGACCAATCGCCGCAATGTATTTTTTTATTATCGGAACTCGGATGATATAGGTGCCAAAGTAGAATCATTGACGAAGCTTGCTGAAAAATACGGGTTTACGGTTGTATCTCATTCAAAGGATGCAAACATTATTGCAAGCATCGGAGGAGACGGTACATTCCTGCAGGCTGTCAGGAAAACAAATTTTAGAGATGACTGCCTGTATGTAGGAATCAGCACAAAAGGGTCCGCCAGCGTTTATTGCGATTTTGTACTGGATGATACAGAAAAAATTATTGAAGCGATTACGACGGAGCAGGTTGAAGTCCGGAAATACCCTGTTATCGATGTAAAAATTGATGAATCCGCTTCTTTTAAATGCTTAAATGAATGCACCATCCGATCAGGGATTATTAAAACATTTGTCATCGACGTGCATATTGATGAAATTCACTTTGAAACGTTCCGCGGAGATGGAATGATCATTTCTACACCAACGGGAAGTACAGCTTACAGCAAATCTGTGAACGGGGCTGTCATTGATCCGCTTCTGCCTTGTTTCCAAGTAAGCGAGCTTGCTTCTCTAAACAATAACCGATATCGAACATTAGGTTCTTCTTTTGTATTAAGCGGCAGCAGAAGATTAAGATTAGAGGTAGCTCAAGATGGAAATGACTATCCGGTAATCGGGATGGATAATGAAGCACTGAGCATCCGCAGCGTGCAGCAGATTGAAGTGACATTAAGCCCTTCTATCATTAAAACGGTAAAATTGAAGGACAACTCCTTCTGGGAAAAAGTGAAACGCAGCTTTTTGTAA
- a CDS encoding amidohydrolase, which produces MGTLWHGGTIYTMEGENKQVEAIYTAGNKIEAAGDEKAIRAAYGDTIDEEIYLKGKTVFPGFVDSHLHLIGHGEKLMRLDFSDMESHEAIKAALAGKIAETAPGEWVIGEGWNENQLGEGWMFDRAVLDEMSAEHPIVLKRICRHAILANSAALRLAGIEEETADPAGGIIGRREDGSLSGFLMDRAQDIVLFETIPPVSKEYLKKALSKAVQDCFTYGLTGGHSEDLSYYGAMQLPIDAYNEVLSEDMPFKAHLLIHHLVIDEFEQNRIEDQRFIEYGAMKIFADGALGGRTALLSEPYSDDPHVKGVAVHTQKELNELIVKARSYNREIAIHVIGDQAFEMALNAVELHPPAIGKRDRFIHAQILRPDLIERLQNMPIILDIQPRFTASDFPWIIERLGEERVKTSFAWKTLIDRGIPCAGGSDAPIEPIDPLLGIHAAVTRKSIHTPEEPGYFMKEALSTYEAIKLYTIGSAAAIHKEHERGKIQPGFDADFTILDCNPFTMEDPDELLKTKVAMTVAEGKVVYEKADF; this is translated from the coding sequence ATGGGAACGTTATGGCACGGCGGCACGATCTATACAATGGAAGGCGAAAACAAACAGGTAGAGGCCATCTATACAGCAGGAAATAAAATTGAGGCAGCAGGCGATGAGAAAGCAATTAGAGCTGCATATGGGGATACCATTGATGAAGAAATATATCTAAAAGGAAAAACCGTGTTTCCTGGCTTTGTGGACAGTCACCTCCATTTAATAGGTCATGGTGAGAAATTGATGAGGCTTGATTTTTCTGATATGGAAAGCCACGAAGCCATTAAAGCAGCACTTGCAGGGAAAATTGCAGAAACTGCGCCGGGAGAATGGGTGATCGGTGAAGGGTGGAATGAAAATCAGCTGGGCGAAGGATGGATGTTTGACCGGGCGGTTCTTGATGAAATGTCCGCAGAGCATCCAATTGTCTTAAAAAGGATATGCCGGCACGCTATTTTAGCAAATTCAGCTGCACTAAGGCTTGCAGGAATTGAGGAAGAAACGGCGGATCCGGCAGGCGGAATTATTGGCCGCAGGGAGGACGGTTCACTTTCTGGATTTTTGATGGACAGAGCCCAGGATATCGTATTGTTTGAAACGATTCCTCCTGTTTCAAAGGAATACCTGAAAAAGGCGCTCAGCAAAGCTGTTCAGGACTGCTTCACGTATGGTTTAACCGGGGGGCATTCCGAGGACTTGTCCTATTACGGAGCCATGCAGCTTCCGATTGATGCCTATAATGAAGTGCTGTCCGAAGACATGCCGTTTAAGGCACACCTGCTTATCCATCACCTTGTAATAGACGAGTTTGAGCAGAACCGCATAGAGGATCAAAGATTTATTGAATATGGGGCTATGAAAATCTTTGCAGATGGAGCACTTGGCGGCAGGACAGCGCTATTAAGCGAGCCGTATTCGGATGATCCCCATGTAAAGGGAGTTGCCGTCCATACTCAAAAAGAATTGAATGAACTAATAGTAAAAGCAAGATCCTATAATAGGGAAATTGCCATCCATGTAATTGGAGATCAAGCATTTGAGATGGCTCTGAATGCAGTCGAATTGCATCCTCCCGCCATTGGAAAGAGAGACCGTTTCATTCATGCACAAATTCTCCGGCCTGATCTCATCGAACGGCTGCAGAATATGCCGATCATCCTTGATATCCAGCCAAGATTTACAGCCAGTGATTTCCCTTGGATTATCGAGAGGCTTGGAGAAGAAAGGGTAAAAACATCCTTCGCCTGGAAAACTCTTATAGACCGTGGAATCCCATGTGCCGGGGGATCAGACGCACCGATTGAACCGATTGATCCGCTCTTAGGGATTCATGCAGCTGTAACAAGGAAAAGCATCCATACACCAGAGGAGCCGGGATACTTCATGAAAGAAGCACTTTCCACGTATGAAGCAATTAAGCTTTATACAATAGGCAGTGCAGCGGCAATCCATAAGGAACACGAAAGAGGAAAAATTCAGCCCGGGTTTGACGCAGATTTTACCATTCTCGATTGCAATCCCTTTACAATGGAAGATCCGGATGAGCTCCTCAAAACGAAGGTGGCAATGACAGTCGCAGAAGGAAAGGTTGTTTATGAAAAGGCAGATTTCTGA
- a CDS encoding acyl--CoA ligase produces MKRESLLAPDYYNLVSEIEKIADAGKTALIWEDGIQRKELTYGELITEANKIGSALIEAGLRQGDKLLIMTPRIVEAYAVYMGALKAGIVVIPSSELLRPKDLRYRITHGEVKGIICYEQFTEQTNEVEEAQDLLKWVIGKPQPGWRSLTEEMSRQSGELEFADTKNDSTAFLSYTSGTTGNPKGVIHTHGWAYAHLRTAAANWLSIRKEDKVWATAGPGWQKWIWSPFLSVLGMGATGFIYHGKFEASHYLQLLQDQQINVLCCTPTEYRLMAKEQDLSRFNLSSLHSAVSAGEPLNREVIDIFRKHFGIEVRDGYGQTENTLLVGVMKGMEIKAGSMGKPTPGNTVAIINGNGEVCKENEVGDIAVHRSTPALFKEYYKDAERTAMQFRGDYYLTGDRARMDADGYFWFEGRSDDIIISSGYTIGPFEVEDALIKHPFVRECAVVASPDEIRGSVVKAYVVLGDGADAEDPGLVKVLQEHVKKLTAPYKYPRKIEFVTDLPKTASGKIRRVELRQKEEMRESV; encoded by the coding sequence ATGAAACGGGAGAGCTTACTTGCACCTGATTATTACAATTTGGTTAGCGAAATAGAGAAAATTGCAGATGCCGGGAAAACGGCACTTATTTGGGAAGACGGGATTCAGCGCAAAGAACTTACATATGGCGAATTAATAACGGAAGCAAACAAAATTGGAAGCGCTTTAATAGAAGCGGGTTTGCGCCAGGGGGACAAGCTCCTAATCATGACACCGCGTATTGTGGAAGCCTATGCCGTTTATATGGGTGCTTTAAAAGCCGGAATAGTTGTCATTCCGAGTTCTGAATTGCTAAGACCTAAGGATCTCCGCTACAGAATTACCCATGGTGAAGTAAAAGGGATCATCTGCTATGAGCAATTCACAGAACAAACCAATGAAGTAGAGGAAGCACAAGATTTACTTAAATGGGTGATAGGAAAGCCTCAGCCTGGCTGGCGCTCGCTGACGGAAGAGATGAGCAGGCAATCTGGTGAATTAGAATTTGCAGACACCAAAAATGACAGCACTGCCTTTCTTTCTTATACATCCGGTACGACCGGCAATCCTAAAGGCGTTATCCATACACATGGTTGGGCGTATGCACATCTTCGGACGGCTGCTGCCAACTGGCTCTCCATTCGTAAAGAGGACAAGGTTTGGGCTACAGCTGGACCGGGCTGGCAAAAATGGATTTGGAGTCCGTTTTTATCCGTACTTGGAATGGGGGCAACCGGCTTTATCTACCATGGTAAGTTTGAAGCGTCTCACTATCTGCAGCTGCTTCAGGATCAGCAAATTAATGTTTTATGCTGTACTCCCACAGAATATAGACTGATGGCAAAAGAACAGGATTTATCCCGTTTCAACCTTTCCAGCCTGCACAGCGCGGTTTCCGCAGGAGAGCCTTTGAACAGGGAAGTTATAGACATTTTCAGGAAGCACTTTGGAATTGAAGTGCGCGATGGATACGGACAAACCGAGAATACGCTGCTGGTCGGGGTAATGAAGGGAATGGAAATTAAAGCGGGATCAATGGGAAAACCTACGCCCGGCAATACGGTAGCAATCATAAACGGCAACGGTGAGGTTTGCAAGGAAAATGAAGTAGGAGACATTGCGGTACATCGCTCCACTCCAGCCCTTTTTAAGGAATATTACAAAGATGCGGAGAGGACTGCTATGCAATTCAGAGGGGATTATTACTTGACAGGCGACAGGGCAAGAATGGATGCGGACGGTTATTTCTGGTTCGAAGGACGTTCTGATGATATTATCATCAGCTCGGGCTATACGATAGGACCCTTTGAAGTGGAGGATGCGCTTATAAAACATCCGTTTGTAAGAGAGTGTGCTGTTGTTGCGAGTCCGGATGAAATTAGAGGTAGTGTGGTAAAGGCATATGTAGTGCTCGGTGACGGTGCAGATGCCGAAGATCCTGGTCTTGTGAAGGTTCTGCAGGAGCACGTTAAGAAATTGACAGCGCCTTATAAGTATCCTCGTAAAATAGAATTTGTAACAGACCTGCCAAAAACCGCTTCCGGAAAAATCCGGAGAGTCGAGCTCCGTCAAAAAGAGGAAATGAGAGAAAGTGTTTAA
- a CDS encoding alpha/beta-type small acid-soluble spore protein — protein sequence MAQSRQNQLVVPGAQQAIDQMKYEIASEFGVNLGAETTARANGSVGGEITKRLVSYAQSNLGGGYKK from the coding sequence ATGGCACAAAGCAGACAAAACCAACTAGTAGTTCCAGGCGCACAACAAGCGATCGACCAAATGAAATACGAAATCGCTTCTGAATTCGGTGTAAACCTTGGAGCAGAAACTACTGCACGCGCTAACGGATCTGTAGGTGGAGAGATCACTAAGCGTCTCGTTTCTTACGCACAATCAAACTTGGGCGGCGGTTACAAAAAATAA
- the thiI gene encoding tRNA uracil 4-sulfurtransferase ThiI encodes MRFEHILVRFGEISTKGKNRSKFVERLRRNIKEVLKDFPAIRFQSNRDRIYIQLNGEPHQEISKRLTGIFGIHSFSLAAKCESDVEEIKKTALEAINSVYQPGDTFKISARRADKTFAVPSDEMNGILGGHILSNTEELTVNVRKPDHEIKVEVRTEGTYIMFQDTFGPGGLPAGISGKAMLMLSGGLDSPVAAYMTMKKGVELEAVHFFSPPYTSERAKQKVIDLVEQLSNYGGKMKLHIVPFTAIQEQIQQQVPENYTMTSTRRMMLRITDQLRIKNGGLAIVTGESLGQVASQTLESLFAINDVTATPVIRPLVSFDKPEIIKIAKEIGTHDISIRPYEDCCTIFTPAAPKTRPKLDKANRYESFVDFDSLTQEAVDHTVTIDFTDKKDAADKSLDSLL; translated from the coding sequence ATGCGATTTGAACATATACTCGTACGGTTCGGGGAGATTTCCACTAAAGGGAAAAACCGCAGCAAATTTGTTGAAAGACTTAGAAGAAATATAAAAGAAGTATTAAAAGACTTTCCTGCTATCCGATTTCAGTCAAACCGGGACCGGATCTACATTCAGCTAAACGGGGAGCCTCATCAGGAAATTTCGAAAAGACTGACAGGTATTTTTGGTATTCATTCTTTTAGCCTTGCAGCGAAGTGCGAGAGTGATGTTGAAGAAATTAAAAAGACAGCTTTGGAAGCTATCAATTCTGTATACCAGCCCGGTGACACCTTTAAGATCAGTGCAAGGAGAGCGGATAAGACCTTTGCTGTGCCATCTGACGAGATGAACGGCATTCTTGGAGGACATATTCTTTCAAATACTGAAGAGCTCACCGTAAATGTACGGAAGCCCGATCATGAGATTAAAGTAGAAGTTCGTACAGAAGGAACATACATTATGTTTCAGGATACGTTCGGTCCGGGAGGCCTGCCTGCGGGAATCAGCGGGAAAGCGATGCTTATGCTTTCAGGAGGATTGGATAGCCCTGTTGCTGCTTATATGACGATGAAAAAAGGGGTTGAATTGGAGGCTGTCCATTTTTTCAGTCCCCCTTATACAAGTGAAAGAGCGAAACAAAAAGTCATTGACCTCGTCGAACAGCTTTCCAATTATGGAGGGAAAATGAAGCTTCATATCGTTCCTTTCACAGCGATTCAGGAACAGATTCAACAGCAGGTGCCTGAAAACTATACGATGACTTCTACAAGAAGAATGATGCTGCGAATTACGGATCAGCTCCGGATTAAAAATGGAGGGCTTGCAATTGTTACAGGTGAGAGCTTAGGACAAGTGGCAAGCCAAACGCTTGAAAGTCTGTTTGCTATTAATGATGTAACAGCGACACCGGTCATCAGACCGCTCGTTTCATTTGATAAACCGGAAATTATCAAGATTGCTAAAGAGATCGGGACACACGATATTTCCATTCGTCCATATGAAGATTGCTGTACAATATTTACTCCGGCAGCGCCAAAAACTAGACCGAAGCTTGATAAAGCCAACCGATACGAAAGTTTTGTAGACTTTGACAGCTTGACACAGGAAGCGGTCGATCACACCGTAACCATTGATTTTACGGATAAAAAGGATGCCGCTGACAAAAGTTTGGACAGTCTGCTCTGA
- a CDS encoding cysteine desulfurase family protein — MLYLDNSATTKPYPEVLASYIQVTNDFFGNPSSLHKMGSMAENLMRQARKQTANLLGAEEDEIVFTSGGTEANNLAIKGTAFMKMHRGKHIIVSAVEHPSVMEACLQLEKDFGFDLTILAVNEEGRVSPSQLENEIREDTILVSVMHVNNEVGTIQPIEEIGALLEEYPNISFHTDHVQGAAKIPLDLKGAGIDLCSLSAHKFHGLKGTGILYVRKGIRLTPLLSGGEQENHYRSGTENVPGIAAAAKALRMAKEDYARLGKALEETKMQVMKRLSTMEGVVLNTTKGHSAPHIIHFSVPGIKSEVLVHRLEESGIYVSTTSACSSKKSLPSKTLLAMGKSKEEAESGIRISLDIHTDRSQLETMFTALEQAIKHIMKMKR; from the coding sequence ATGCTATATTTAGACAACAGTGCCACAACAAAACCATATCCAGAGGTTCTGGCATCCTATATACAAGTCACCAATGATTTTTTCGGCAACCCTTCATCTCTTCATAAAATGGGGAGCATGGCTGAAAATCTTATGAGGCAGGCACGAAAGCAGACAGCGAATCTCCTTGGCGCTGAAGAAGATGAAATCGTGTTTACCTCAGGAGGAACGGAAGCCAATAATCTCGCCATTAAAGGTACGGCTTTTATGAAAATGCATAGAGGCAAGCATATTATTGTATCTGCTGTTGAGCATCCATCTGTAATGGAAGCCTGTTTGCAGCTGGAAAAGGATTTCGGCTTTGATTTGACAATCCTTGCCGTTAATGAAGAAGGAAGAGTCAGCCCCTCGCAATTAGAAAACGAAATAAGGGAAGATACGATTTTAGTATCTGTCATGCACGTTAATAACGAAGTAGGAACCATCCAGCCAATTGAAGAAATTGGAGCGTTACTTGAAGAGTATCCTAACATTTCATTCCATACGGACCATGTTCAGGGAGCGGCAAAGATTCCTCTGGATCTGAAAGGGGCAGGTATTGATTTATGTTCCCTTTCAGCCCATAAGTTCCATGGTCTTAAAGGTACTGGAATATTATATGTAAGAAAAGGCATCCGTCTAACACCGCTTCTTTCGGGAGGCGAACAGGAAAATCACTATCGGTCCGGTACGGAAAACGTACCCGGAATTGCGGCCGCAGCAAAAGCGCTTCGAATGGCTAAGGAGGACTATGCTCGGTTGGGAAAGGCTCTTGAAGAAACGAAAATGCAGGTTATGAAAAGGCTGAGCACAATGGAAGGTGTTGTACTGAATACCACTAAAGGTCATTCAGCTCCGCACATCATTCACTTCTCTGTTCCAGGGATTAAATCCGAAGTTCTCGTTCATAGGCTGGAGGAGAGCGGGATTTATGTATCGACCACATCTGCATGTTCTTCTAAAAAGAGTTTACCGAGCAAAACCCTTCTGGCGATGGGCAAAAGCAAAGAAGAAGCTGAAAGCGGAATTAGAATCAGCCTGGATATCCATACAGACCGTTCACAGCTGGAAACCATGTTTACAGCTCTCGAGCAGGCCATTAAGCATATTATGAAAATGAAGAGGTAG
- the brnQ gene encoding branched-chain amino acid transport system II carrier protein, with product MKQGLSTKETFVVGLMLFALFFGGGNMIFPPSLGQAAGTNVWIAIAGFLITGVGLPLLGVIAIGLTGSDVQTLGSRIHPVFGIVFTIVLYLAIGPLFGIPRTGTVAYEIGVTPFLPEGMAKNGMSLFIYTLLFFGVTYWLSLNPSKLVDRIGKLLTPALLAILTLLAIKTFATPMGAAKAPQPAYQDSPFFKGFLEGYLTMDTLAALVFGIVVINAVRDKGITNSKSITKVCIQSGLIAAAGLALVYLSLAYMGATSVDAVGLQSNGGLILSKSANVLFGSLGNIVLTLAITFACLTTSVGLVSACGQYFSKILPKVSYSVIILILTIFSTVIANFGLTQLIAFSVPLLTAIYPLAIVLILLSLIDKIFNRAPEVYAVSLFLTGIISIADGLKAAKIQLGSLYELFDAFVPLFSLGIGWVVPAITGALIGYVIALIRRPNLKTKESH from the coding sequence ATGAAACAAGGTTTATCAACTAAAGAAACGTTTGTCGTTGGACTAATGCTGTTTGCCTTATTTTTCGGAGGCGGAAACATGATTTTCCCCCCGTCGCTAGGACAAGCAGCAGGCACAAACGTATGGATTGCCATAGCCGGATTCCTTATAACAGGTGTGGGGCTGCCATTGCTTGGAGTGATTGCGATTGGTTTAACAGGCTCTGATGTCCAAACATTAGGGAGCCGGATTCATCCCGTTTTCGGAATCGTCTTTACCATTGTTCTCTATTTAGCAATTGGTCCGCTATTCGGCATTCCTAGAACAGGAACCGTCGCCTATGAAATAGGCGTTACACCATTTCTTCCAGAGGGAATGGCTAAAAACGGAATGTCCTTATTCATTTACACCCTGCTATTTTTCGGTGTAACGTACTGGCTTTCACTAAATCCAAGCAAGCTTGTAGACAGAATTGGAAAGCTCTTAACCCCTGCTTTACTGGCAATTCTCACATTGCTTGCCATTAAAACATTTGCTACGCCGATGGGAGCTGCAAAAGCCCCGCAGCCTGCTTATCAGGATAGTCCATTTTTCAAAGGATTTTTAGAGGGTTACTTAACGATGGACACACTTGCCGCACTTGTATTCGGGATCGTTGTCATTAACGCTGTTCGGGACAAGGGAATAACGAACAGCAAATCCATTACAAAGGTTTGCATACAGTCAGGCCTCATTGCAGCTGCCGGATTGGCACTGGTTTATCTTTCTCTTGCCTACATGGGAGCAACAAGCGTCGACGCCGTCGGGCTTCAAAGCAATGGAGGACTCATATTATCCAAATCAGCCAATGTCCTCTTTGGTTCATTAGGAAACATTGTCCTCACACTTGCGATTACATTTGCATGTCTAACAACCAGCGTTGGACTTGTATCAGCTTGCGGGCAATATTTTTCGAAAATTCTACCAAAGGTTTCGTACAGTGTTATTATTCTCATACTGACCATTTTCTCTACAGTTATAGCGAACTTTGGCCTAACACAGCTCATTGCATTTTCGGTACCTCTTCTGACAGCGATTTATCCGCTTGCCATCGTTCTGATTTTGCTGTCACTCATTGACAAGATCTTTAACAGGGCTCCGGAAGTATACGCTGTTAGCCTGTTCTTAACAGGAATCATCAGTATCGCCGACGGTTTAAAAGCAGCAAAAATACAATTGGGTTCTCTCTATGAGCTTTTCGATGCCTTTGTTCCATTATTCTCACTAGGCATCGGATGGGTTGTACCCGCTATAACCGGTGCCCTTATCGGATATGTAATTGCTCTTATCCGCAGGCCAAATCTTAAAACAAAAGAGAGTCATTAA
- the ezrA gene encoding septation ring formation regulator EzrA, whose product MEVVIGLLAALVIFFAVGYFIRKNIYREVDRLEARKIEIMNRSLADEMSRVKELKMTGQAEELFEKWRQEWDEIITSQLPEVEELLFDAEDHADKYRFKKSKEVLAHIERMLEAADQNIEQIIEEIYELVTSEERNSIEIEDVKEKFKKAKKTLLAHSHTFGRAHAKLETALYEVYEELKRFEAETDAGNYLAAREILTKQNVILDELCAKIELIPAMLADCQSAIPNQLAEISDGYKEMAEQGYFLEHIQIQSEAERISGTLIIFQEKICELELDGISESLQEIHESIETMYDLLEKEVHAHHFVLSETVKTEGALHELTAAKLISKEETDTVKKSYHLSEEETSRLRSIDKQVAALQKRFHHIQDKMASEKIAYSLLKEELLELEKQTSEVRKDHNEYREMLHALRKEELLAREQLTEARRLLNESARLISKSNVPGLPAAYSDLLKEAQRTIAYVSEKLDEIPLDMVAVNILLEDAVSASAKVHQQTEDMIEQVYYVERIIQYGNRFRSRNERLSKDLHEAENLFRHYEYESSLKKAATAIEHVEPGSFEKIGTLVEEDLEELKNK is encoded by the coding sequence ATGGAAGTCGTTATTGGTTTACTGGCTGCACTCGTTATCTTTTTCGCAGTCGGTTATTTTATCAGGAAAAATATATACCGGGAAGTCGACCGGCTTGAAGCGAGAAAAATTGAAATTATGAACCGGTCGCTCGCAGACGAGATGTCCAGAGTAAAAGAACTAAAAATGACTGGACAAGCGGAAGAGTTATTTGAAAAATGGAGACAGGAATGGGATGAAATCATTACGTCCCAGCTTCCAGAAGTAGAAGAACTGCTATTCGATGCAGAAGACCATGCGGACAAGTACCGATTCAAGAAATCAAAAGAGGTACTCGCCCATATTGAGAGGATGCTTGAGGCAGCCGATCAGAACATTGAACAGATCATCGAAGAAATCTATGAGCTTGTAACGAGCGAAGAGAGAAACAGCATTGAAATTGAAGATGTAAAAGAGAAATTTAAAAAAGCGAAAAAGACTCTGCTTGCCCACAGTCATACGTTTGGAAGAGCGCATGCAAAGCTCGAGACAGCGCTTTATGAAGTGTATGAAGAACTAAAGCGGTTTGAAGCAGAGACAGACGCAGGCAATTATTTGGCTGCTAGAGAAATCCTTACAAAACAGAATGTTATTTTGGATGAGCTATGCGCCAAAATAGAGCTCATCCCTGCCATGCTTGCAGACTGTCAGAGTGCAATACCGAACCAGCTGGCTGAAATTTCGGATGGATACAAGGAAATGGCAGAACAGGGATATTTTCTTGAACATATTCAAATTCAAAGTGAAGCGGAGCGGATATCCGGGACGCTCATCATTTTCCAGGAAAAGATTTGCGAACTTGAATTGGACGGAATCAGCGAAAGTCTCCAAGAGATCCATGAATCGATTGAGACGATGTATGATCTTCTTGAAAAGGAAGTGCACGCCCACCACTTTGTGTTATCTGAAACAGTGAAGACAGAGGGAGCACTTCATGAATTAACAGCTGCTAAGCTTATTTCAAAGGAAGAAACGGACACGGTAAAGAAAAGCTATCATCTAAGCGAAGAGGAAACATCCAGACTGCGCAGCATTGATAAACAAGTAGCGGCGCTTCAAAAGCGCTTCCATCACATTCAGGATAAAATGGCGAGTGAAAAAATTGCTTATTCCCTTCTGAAAGAAGAACTGCTGGAGCTTGAAAAACAAACATCTGAAGTTCGCAAAGACCATAACGAGTACCGGGAGATGCTTCATGCCCTTCGAAAAGAAGAGCTGCTGGCACGCGAGCAGTTAACAGAGGCAAGGCGTTTGCTTAATGAATCTGCAAGATTGATCAGCAAGAGCAATGTGCCTGGTTTGCCAGCTGCTTACTCCGACCTGTTAAAAGAGGCTCAGAGAACAATCGCTTATGTATCTGAGAAGCTGGATGAAATTCCGCTGGATATGGTAGCGGTCAATATCCTGCTTGAAGATGCCGTCTCTGCTTCTGCTAAAGTGCATCAGCAAACAGAAGATATGATTGAACAAGTATATTATGTTGAAAGGATTATCCAGTATGGGAACCGGTTCAGAAGCCGGAATGAAAGGCTTTCAAAAGATCTGCATGAAGCAGAGAATCTCTTCCGGCATTATGAATATGAAAGCTCATTAAAGAAGGCGGCAACGGCTATTGAACATGTAGAACCGGGTTCCTTTGAAAAAATTGGAACGCTTGTTGAAGAAGATTTAGAAGAATTGAAAAACAAATAG